Proteins encoded together in one Desulfosporosinus meridiei DSM 13257 window:
- a CDS encoding DMT family transporter, producing the protein MKTLSAKGTGFIFGIFSAIFWGTNGTFCTLMSNLGINTTSIAILAPSFNLVFFSTLLAITNKSGFKIPIKFFALLLFAGLISAITNTAFVKSVNYFPVGVVSTLIFCNIFVIMIISRIVFKSPITLKKIGAAISAIFGICLVLDVFSQGFNLNLNGVIWVILTILTWSILMTLEKYLLDQGIDENAILMYIALFAVIILSISNPPIAQVKNIIQIGNQTNGYALLLILGFGLIPQIGCYSLYMKGLKYIEPSYMQIMYSLDPVVASILGFLVFNQTMKLSNILGICVIIGVVIYIQIAENLMPDRTQVVI; encoded by the coding sequence TTGAAAACTTTAAGTGCAAAGGGAACAGGATTTATTTTCGGGATTTTTTCCGCCATTTTTTGGGGCACTAATGGAACTTTTTGTACATTAATGTCTAACCTTGGCATCAATACTACAAGTATCGCAATTCTCGCCCCTTCCTTTAATCTGGTCTTTTTCTCTACTCTGTTAGCTATTACTAATAAATCCGGTTTTAAAATTCCGATAAAATTCTTTGCCTTGTTATTGTTTGCCGGACTCATCTCAGCTATTACTAATACTGCATTCGTGAAGTCTGTTAATTATTTCCCGGTTGGAGTAGTTTCAACGTTAATCTTTTGCAACATATTTGTGATCATGATTATTTCGAGAATCGTATTTAAAAGCCCCATAACTCTAAAAAAAATCGGCGCTGCCATTTCTGCAATTTTCGGTATTTGTCTAGTTTTAGATGTCTTCAGCCAAGGTTTCAATCTAAACCTAAATGGAGTTATCTGGGTAATTCTAACCATACTGACATGGTCGATACTTATGACTCTTGAGAAATATTTATTAGATCAAGGAATCGATGAAAATGCAATACTGATGTATATTGCTTTATTTGCCGTAATAATCTTGTCTATTTCCAATCCACCTATAGCTCAAGTCAAAAATATTATTCAGATAGGCAATCAGACTAACGGCTATGCATTATTATTGATCTTAGGCTTTGGACTAATACCCCAAATAGGCTGTTATTCCTTATATATGAAAGGCTTGAAATACATCGAACCAAGCTACATGCAAATAATGTATTCTCTCGACCCTGTTGTTGCCAGTATTCTAGGTTTCTTGGTATTTAATCAGACAATGAAGCTTAGCAATATTTTAGGAATCTGCGTTATTATTGGAGTTGTAATCTATATTCAAATTGCGGAAAATCTGATGCCAGACAGAACGCAGGTTGTAATCTAA
- a CDS encoding NYN domain-containing protein, whose amino-acid sequence MKAIAFVDYENIWTSLLDRGYDLSPEQLVQFLQLYTDRNDIYLMAIYLYANFDREEFWRTQTSFEKTNVFTRHVYGKNNYSSTEIRRNAADLELMLEAQEILLTRASTFDMFLLLTGDGDFLSLLRKIRAWGKDVKVIGVSGSVHHALQPYCEEDDLLQWILQEKHEPEYQPEQDLEQGIQILGTLQTRLPYVASTKARSALTELLGRSISQVKEFIRYMLKEDILREKEHPDPNLRIGKTKIYLLNLKKPMVQEVLGDLYENVSERQLKLSLE is encoded by the coding sequence TTGAAAGCCATAGCTTTTGTGGATTATGAGAATATATGGACTAGTCTATTAGACCGAGGGTATGACTTATCACCGGAACAGTTAGTTCAGTTCTTACAACTTTATACAGATCGTAATGATATTTATTTAATGGCAATTTATCTATACGCTAACTTTGATCGTGAAGAATTTTGGAGAACCCAAACAAGCTTTGAGAAAACCAATGTTTTTACAAGGCATGTTTATGGGAAAAATAATTATTCAAGTACTGAAATTCGCCGTAATGCGGCAGATCTGGAGCTAATGCTTGAAGCACAAGAAATCTTGCTGACAAGAGCTTCCACGTTCGATATGTTTTTATTACTGACAGGAGATGGAGACTTTCTTTCATTACTAAGGAAAATCAGAGCCTGGGGTAAAGATGTTAAAGTGATTGGGGTTTCTGGAAGTGTTCATCATGCTTTGCAGCCCTATTGTGAAGAAGATGACCTTTTACAGTGGATTTTGCAAGAGAAACATGAACCGGAGTACCAACCTGAACAAGATTTGGAACAAGGAATTCAGATCCTTGGAACACTTCAAACTCGGTTACCCTACGTAGCATCAACAAAAGCCAGATCAGCATTGACAGAACTTCTTGGACGTTCAATCTCACAAGTGAAAGAGTTTATCCGCTATATGCTTAAAGAAGATATTCTCAGAGAAAAAGAGCACCCTGATCCAAACTTGAGGATAGGCAAAACTAAAATTTACCTGCTTAATCTGAAAAAACCAATGGTTCAGGAGGTATTAGGCGATCTTTATGAAAATGTATCAGAGAGACAATTAAAATTAAGTTTAGAATAA
- the groES gene encoding co-chaperone GroES — protein MNIKPLADRVIIKALPMEEKTKSGIIMPDTAKEKPQEGEIVAVGPGKVEKGERIALEVKVGDRVIYSKYAGTEVKYDGEEYLILKENDILAILG, from the coding sequence ATGAACATTAAACCTCTAGCAGATCGGGTAATTATTAAAGCACTCCCGATGGAAGAAAAAACAAAGAGCGGTATCATTATGCCGGACACCGCTAAGGAAAAACCACAAGAGGGTGAAATTGTCGCTGTTGGACCTGGAAAAGTAGAAAAAGGAGAACGCATTGCTTTAGAGGTCAAAGTGGGTGACCGCGTAATTTATTCAAAATATGCTGGAACCGAAGTCAAATATGACGGTGAAGAATACTTAATCCTCAAAGAAAACGATATTTTAGCCATTCTTGGTTAA
- the groL gene encoding chaperonin GroEL (60 kDa chaperone family; promotes refolding of misfolded polypeptides especially under stressful conditions; forms two stacked rings of heptamers to form a barrel-shaped 14mer; ends can be capped by GroES; misfolded proteins enter the barrel where they are refolded when GroES binds) codes for MAKQIIFNQDARHALERGVNALAEAVRVTLGPKGRNVVLDKKFGSPLITNDGVTIARDIELEDPFENMGAQLVKEVATKTNDVAGDGTTTATVLAQAIIREGLKNVAAGANPMGIKRGIEQAVEVVVADIKANAKLVETSEAIAQVASISASDKTIGDLIAQAMEKVGKDGVITVEEAKGMTTELEVVEGMQFDRGYISAYMITDTEKMEAVLNDPFILITDKKISAIQDVLPVLEKVVQAGRQLMIIAEDIDGEALATLVVNKLRGTFVCVGVKAPGFGDRRKAMLEDIAVLTGGTVITEDLGLKLENTTLEMLGRSRQVRVTKEETTLVEGSGNPEDIKKRVEAIKRQIDETTSDFDREKLQERLAKLAGGVAVIQVGAATETEMKEKKLRIEDALAATRAAVEEGIVSGGGTTLIDAIQALDKLSLTGDEATGVSIVRRALEEPLRQIANNAGHEGSVVVGKVRESGTRGIGFNAVTEVYEDMIAAGIVDPAKVTRSALQNAGSIAAMLLTTECLVSDLPSKDGGAGAMPGGMGGMGGMGGMM; via the coding sequence TTGGCAAAGCAAATTATTTTTAATCAAGACGCTCGTCATGCTTTAGAACGCGGTGTTAATGCTCTAGCTGAAGCTGTTCGCGTAACTTTAGGACCCAAAGGACGTAATGTCGTTCTCGATAAGAAGTTCGGATCTCCCCTGATCACTAATGATGGGGTTACCATTGCACGTGACATTGAGTTAGAAGATCCATTTGAAAATATGGGAGCTCAGCTTGTCAAAGAAGTTGCTACTAAAACCAATGATGTTGCCGGAGACGGTACAACAACAGCTACAGTTTTGGCCCAAGCTATTATTCGTGAAGGCCTTAAGAATGTTGCAGCAGGTGCTAACCCAATGGGCATTAAACGTGGAATTGAACAAGCAGTTGAAGTTGTTGTGGCTGACATCAAAGCTAATGCTAAACTCGTAGAAACAAGTGAAGCTATTGCTCAAGTTGCCTCTATCTCCGCTAGTGATAAAACCATTGGTGATCTGATTGCTCAAGCTATGGAAAAAGTTGGAAAAGACGGCGTTATCACTGTTGAAGAAGCAAAAGGGATGACCACTGAGCTTGAAGTTGTTGAAGGAATGCAGTTTGATCGCGGTTATATTTCCGCTTATATGATTACAGACACAGAAAAAATGGAAGCTGTACTCAATGATCCTTTCATTTTAATCACTGATAAGAAAATCAGTGCAATTCAAGACGTTTTACCTGTCCTTGAAAAGGTAGTTCAAGCTGGCCGCCAACTAATGATAATCGCTGAAGATATCGACGGAGAAGCTCTGGCTACTCTCGTAGTTAACAAACTTCGCGGAACCTTTGTTTGCGTTGGTGTTAAAGCTCCTGGCTTTGGTGATCGCCGTAAAGCGATGCTCGAAGATATCGCAGTTCTAACAGGTGGAACTGTTATCACTGAAGACTTAGGTCTTAAATTAGAAAACACGACTCTTGAAATGCTCGGACGTTCACGCCAAGTCCGCGTAACCAAAGAGGAAACTACACTTGTTGAAGGATCGGGAAACCCCGAAGACATCAAGAAGCGCGTAGAAGCTATTAAACGTCAGATCGATGAGACAACTTCTGACTTCGATCGTGAAAAGCTCCAAGAGCGCTTAGCAAAATTAGCAGGTGGGGTTGCAGTTATCCAAGTTGGTGCTGCTACTGAAACTGAAATGAAGGAGAAGAAACTCCGCATTGAAGATGCTTTAGCTGCTACTCGTGCTGCTGTTGAAGAAGGTATTGTATCCGGTGGAGGTACTACTCTGATTGATGCAATCCAGGCTTTGGATAAACTCAGCTTAACTGGGGACGAAGCAACTGGTGTAAGTATTGTTCGTCGTGCTCTCGAAGAGCCCCTTCGTCAAATCGCCAATAACGCCGGACATGAAGGTTCCGTTGTTGTTGGAAAGGTTCGCGAATCCGGTACAAGAGGAATCGGCTTCAATGCTGTAACAGAAGTCTATGAAGATATGATTGCTGCCGGTATTGTTGATCCGGCTAAAGTTACCCGTTCAGCTCTGCAAAATGCCGGTTCGATTGCTGCAATGCTCTTGACCACTGAATGCTTAGTCTCTGACCTGCCTTCAAAAGATGGCGGAGCAGGTGCTATGCCTGGTGGCATGGGTGGAATGGGTGGCATGGGCGGCATGATGTAA
- a CDS encoding IS1182 family transposase — MSKPGKKVHNQVVFKEYNQNQLSLPIDLECLIPPNHMVRVVNSALDQMNLEPLLAKYPGGGRSSYHPVMMTKLIVYAYADKTFSSRRIEKAARENIMYMWLCGGNSPDFKTINSFRGERMKDVLVEIFSEVVELLHKQGYIKLENYFLDGTKIEANANKYSWVWGKSTKRYKEKLREKCRELFEFVDLANQKENEEYGDRNLEELGEEKPIDSQAIEEAVKKIDERLTQNPKEKKFIKVKRVLLKDYLPRMKKYEKQEELLAERNSYSKTDTDATFMRMKEDAMKNGQLKPGYNVQIGTENQFVVGYSIHQSAGDTSCLKEHLEELKKNLGGKLPANIVADAGYGSEENYEYLAQENLGNYVKYNTFHKEATAKGKPDPTLVQNWLYDKQKDEYTCGFRRVLRFKYIKTQKSKRGYRSTIRVYQSDDCQDCPYLKRCIKQSNNPDFKKQIYINPKGNELKAEARANLTSEYGLKMRSLRPIEVESVFGDIKGNFGVRRFILKGLEKVKLEWGLHCIAHNMRKLAVVLG, encoded by the coding sequence TTGTCAAAACCGGGTAAGAAAGTACATAACCAAGTTGTTTTCAAAGAGTACAATCAGAATCAACTGAGCTTACCAATAGATTTGGAATGTCTTATTCCTCCCAATCATATGGTCAGAGTGGTAAACTCTGCTCTCGATCAAATGAATCTAGAACCTCTTTTAGCTAAATATCCTGGAGGTGGACGTTCGAGTTATCATCCCGTCATGATGACCAAACTGATCGTTTATGCCTATGCCGATAAAACGTTTTCTAGCCGCCGCATAGAAAAGGCAGCCCGCGAAAACATCATGTATATGTGGTTGTGCGGAGGAAATAGTCCGGATTTTAAAACCATCAACAGCTTCCGGGGCGAACGTATGAAAGATGTGTTGGTTGAGATTTTTAGTGAGGTTGTTGAACTTTTACATAAACAAGGCTATATCAAGCTGGAAAATTACTTCTTAGACGGGACAAAAATAGAAGCTAATGCTAATAAGTACAGCTGGGTCTGGGGAAAATCGACCAAGCGCTACAAAGAAAAGTTGCGGGAAAAGTGCCGAGAACTCTTTGAATTTGTGGATTTGGCCAATCAGAAAGAAAATGAAGAGTATGGGGACCGGAACCTAGAAGAACTAGGAGAAGAAAAACCGATTGACTCCCAGGCTATAGAAGAAGCGGTTAAAAAGATCGACGAACGATTAACCCAAAACCCAAAGGAAAAGAAATTTATTAAAGTTAAAAGAGTCTTGCTGAAAGATTACTTACCTCGTATGAAGAAATACGAAAAACAAGAGGAACTGCTGGCAGAGCGCAATAGTTACTCAAAAACGGATACAGACGCAACCTTCATGCGTATGAAAGAGGATGCCATGAAAAACGGGCAACTGAAGCCAGGTTACAATGTCCAAATAGGAACAGAAAATCAATTTGTCGTAGGATACTCCATCCATCAATCGGCGGGCGATACCAGTTGCCTGAAAGAACACCTGGAAGAGTTGAAGAAAAACCTAGGGGGTAAGCTTCCGGCCAACATCGTTGCCGATGCGGGGTATGGCAGTGAAGAGAATTACGAATATCTAGCTCAAGAGAACCTTGGGAACTATGTCAAATATAATACTTTTCATAAGGAAGCAACAGCCAAGGGGAAACCTGATCCGACCCTGGTTCAAAATTGGCTATATGATAAACAGAAGGATGAATACACGTGCGGGTTTAGGAGAGTTCTAAGATTCAAGTACATAAAAACTCAGAAAAGCAAGAGGGGTTACCGAAGTACCATTCGAGTCTATCAAAGTGATGATTGTCAAGATTGTCCATACCTCAAACGTTGTATCAAACAAAGTAATAATCCGGATTTCAAGAAGCAGATCTACATTAACCCTAAAGGCAATGAACTAAAAGCAGAGGCACGGGCTAATCTGACGAGCGAATACGGGCTAAAAATGCGCAGTTTAAGACCTATAGAGGTGGAAAGTGTCTTTGGAGATATCAAAGGCAATTTTGGTGTGCGACGATTTATCCTTAAAGGATTGGAAAAGGTCAAGCTGGAGTGGGGATTACATTGTATTGCCCATAACATGAGAAAACTGGCTGTCGTCTTGGGATAG
- a CDS encoding cbb3-type cytochrome oxidase assembly protein has product MKKRGIWLLIGISIVLIGVFLGRFFWQPEPIEMVTHGLERLNAAPSFRYSLTQHQWVEGKDRVLTQIQGEKDGGNIRIMGQLVGSEVEMIKIGDSTYSKDPFSKKWVRFANAPAAQEVFLAELNPLSSLQMKEIGEVMLRGQEKVNGDRVWVCQLKPSVQNQMMEVFWTDFQYTLYIRKSDKTIVKAAIEAKNKAKSDPMTMTLEFKDIGKKIDIQAPNI; this is encoded by the coding sequence ATGAAGAAAAGAGGAATTTGGTTACTCATCGGAATCAGCATCGTGCTGATAGGGGTATTTCTAGGACGCTTTTTTTGGCAGCCAGAACCCATCGAAATGGTCACGCACGGTTTAGAACGACTAAACGCAGCGCCCTCTTTTCGCTACAGTTTAACCCAGCACCAATGGGTCGAGGGGAAAGATCGCGTACTCACTCAGATTCAAGGGGAGAAGGACGGTGGGAACATTCGAATCATGGGTCAGCTAGTCGGGAGCGAGGTAGAGATGATAAAAATTGGTGATTCTACCTATAGTAAAGATCCTTTCAGTAAAAAGTGGGTTCGTTTTGCTAACGCTCCTGCAGCCCAGGAAGTCTTTCTGGCGGAGCTCAATCCCTTATCTTCGCTTCAGATGAAAGAAATTGGAGAGGTGATGCTTAGAGGTCAAGAGAAAGTAAATGGTGATAGAGTATGGGTATGCCAATTAAAACCTAGTGTACAGAATCAAATGATGGAGGTATTTTGGACAGATTTCCAGTATACGCTTTACATTCGCAAATCAGATAAAACAATAGTCAAAGCGGCTATTGAAGCGAAAAACAAAGCCAAGTCCGACCCCATGACGATGACACTCGAGTTTAAAGATATTGGTAAGAAGATAGATATTCAGGCGCCTAACATTTAA
- the hpt gene encoding hypoxanthine phosphoribosyltransferase translates to MEEYIAKVLISREELGKRVAELGAEITRDYEGKKLLVLGILKGAVPFMSDLIREIKLPLAYDFMALSSYGASTQSSGVVRILKDLERSVDDVHILIIEDIVDTGLTLKYLKANLKARNPLSVKVVTLLDKAARRQADVTPDYNGFSIPDEFVVGYGLDFNEEYRNLPYVGVLKQEAYEII, encoded by the coding sequence ATGGAAGAATATATTGCGAAAGTGCTGATATCAAGGGAAGAATTGGGAAAACGTGTAGCAGAATTAGGGGCAGAAATTACTAGAGATTACGAAGGTAAGAAACTTTTAGTTCTTGGGATTTTGAAAGGGGCAGTGCCCTTTATGTCGGACCTTATTCGAGAGATTAAATTGCCGTTGGCTTATGACTTTATGGCATTATCAAGCTATGGCGCGTCCACTCAATCGTCTGGAGTAGTAAGGATTCTTAAGGATTTAGAACGAAGCGTTGACGATGTCCATATTTTAATTATTGAAGATATTGTTGATACCGGACTAACCCTAAAATACTTAAAAGCAAATCTTAAAGCAAGAAATCCTTTAAGTGTTAAAGTGGTTACACTTCTTGACAAGGCTGCACGCAGACAGGCAGATGTCACCCCTGATTATAATGGCTTTTCAATTCCGGATGAATTTGTAGTAGGGTATGGCTTGGACTTTAATGAGGAATATCGCAATTTGCCTTATGTAGGAGTATTAAAACAAGAAGCTTATGAGATAATTTAA
- the guaA gene encoding glutamine-hydrolyzing GMP synthase: MTEEVILVLDFGGQYNQLIARRVREAHVYSEMISYKTPIDEIKARRPKGIIFSGGPASVNQPNSPTVDLEIYSLGIPILGICYGMQLMTVQLGGSVEHPEVKEYGKTMLTVDKATDLWQDLGGERPCWMSHGDSVQTLPEGFSVAAHTSHTPVAAMMNEQRHFYGVQFHPEVKHTPDGQTMLEKFLFDICKCTGDWTMESFIELQVAEIRAKVGKGRVLCALSGGVDSSVAAALVHRAVGDQLTCVFVDHGFMRKNEAEQVKKIFTEQFKLNLVFIDVHERFLKKLEGVSDPETKRKAIGNEFIRVFEVEAAKLGQVDFLVQGTLYPDIVESGTDTAETIKSHHNVGGLPEDMKFELIEPLRMLFKDEVRELGIELGMSEEIVWRQPFPGPGLAIRILGEVTREKLDILREADAVILEEIRRSGMYRDLWQSFAVLPSIKSVGVMGDGRTYEYPIIFRAVTSEDAMTADWARLPYELLHNISSRIVNEVKGVNRVVYDITSKPPGTIEWE, encoded by the coding sequence GTGACAGAAGAAGTCATTTTGGTATTGGATTTTGGAGGACAATATAATCAATTAATAGCTCGCCGAGTGCGAGAGGCACATGTATATTCTGAAATGATTTCATATAAAACCCCTATCGATGAAATAAAGGCCCGTCGGCCTAAGGGGATAATTTTTTCCGGTGGACCGGCAAGTGTCAATCAGCCGAATTCCCCTACAGTCGATTTAGAAATATATTCACTAGGGATTCCCATACTGGGGATCTGCTACGGAATGCAGTTAATGACCGTACAATTAGGAGGTAGTGTTGAACACCCCGAAGTAAAAGAATATGGAAAAACTATGCTTACAGTCGATAAGGCAACAGACCTTTGGCAGGACTTGGGAGGAGAACGTCCTTGTTGGATGAGCCACGGAGATTCTGTCCAAACCTTACCGGAAGGCTTTAGTGTTGCTGCTCATACTAGTCATACTCCAGTTGCAGCCATGATGAATGAACAGCGTCATTTCTATGGCGTTCAGTTTCATCCGGAAGTTAAGCATACCCCGGATGGACAAACGATGTTGGAGAAGTTTCTCTTTGATATTTGTAAATGTACCGGAGACTGGACGATGGAATCTTTCATCGAGCTGCAGGTTGCCGAGATACGAGCTAAGGTTGGAAAGGGAAGGGTTCTTTGTGCTTTGAGTGGTGGAGTAGACTCTTCTGTAGCTGCAGCCTTAGTACATCGTGCAGTCGGCGATCAACTAACCTGTGTGTTTGTTGATCACGGGTTTATGCGGAAAAATGAAGCTGAACAGGTAAAAAAGATTTTTACAGAGCAGTTTAAGCTTAACTTAGTTTTTATAGATGTCCACGAGCGTTTCCTGAAAAAGCTTGAAGGGGTGTCTGACCCGGAAACTAAACGTAAAGCTATTGGCAATGAGTTTATTCGTGTTTTTGAAGTCGAGGCAGCGAAGTTGGGGCAAGTAGATTTCTTGGTTCAAGGTACACTATATCCGGATATTGTGGAAAGTGGAACGGATACAGCTGAAACAATTAAGAGTCATCATAACGTTGGCGGCTTGCCGGAAGACATGAAATTTGAACTTATTGAGCCATTACGTATGCTTTTTAAAGATGAAGTTCGTGAGTTAGGAATTGAATTAGGGATGAGTGAGGAGATTGTCTGGAGGCAACCATTCCCCGGGCCTGGTCTGGCAATCCGAATTCTTGGAGAAGTAACACGTGAAAAGTTAGATATTTTGCGTGAAGCAGATGCAGTTATTCTAGAAGAGATTCGTCGTTCCGGAATGTATCGTGATTTATGGCAGAGCTTTGCTGTGCTTCCTTCCATCAAAAGCGTCGGTGTCATGGGAGACGGTCGGACCTACGAGTATCCTATCATTTTCAGAGCAGTGACCAGTGAGGATGCCATGACGGCAGATTGGGCCAGACTCCCTTACGAGCTTCTGCATAACATATCCTCAAGGATTGTCAACGAAGTAAAAGGTGTTAACCGTGTCGTTTATGATATTACATCTAAGCCCCCTGGAACCATTGAGTGGGAGTAG
- a CDS encoding aspartyl-phosphate phosphatase Spo0E family protein — protein MEKKLLKRIEALRQKLNKFELTRDLVDSEVVEVSQQLDKLLNQYQRVVSYQQLSFW, from the coding sequence GTGGAAAAGAAACTTTTGAAAAGAATTGAGGCATTACGACAGAAACTCAATAAATTCGAACTAACTCGTGACCTTGTTGATAGTGAAGTCGTTGAGGTTAGTCAACAATTAGACAAGCTGCTTAATCAATACCAAAGGGTTGTTTCTTATCAACAATTAAGCTTTTGGTAA
- a CDS encoding 3'-5' exonuclease — MNYIVFDLEFNMFFKFNEGDYANPSLKSEIIQIGAVKLNENLETIGEFNSIIRPVVYKRINPYVKKKTNINSHMVIKGKAFNEAIKSFSDWVDKDPVLCSWGHDDMLGLRDNCLFFGIDSLSFDKYINIQQIYMKREGLAMQPSLESAVESLKIEKTSPFHDALSDAFYTAEIFKEVFDDSNSIIDWGKVQKENEEKIRELKALLAKVSIHCPECDKILQKTREMTKAKKYFAHSYCDNCKLPVRHISRITQNGNGEYRISSKDSIYKAEESADSQNT, encoded by the coding sequence ATGAACTATATTGTATTTGATCTTGAATTTAATATGTTTTTCAAATTTAACGAAGGAGACTATGCAAATCCTTCTTTGAAAAGTGAAATTATCCAGATTGGAGCAGTAAAGCTAAACGAAAATCTGGAGACTATCGGGGAGTTCAATTCAATTATTCGACCTGTAGTTTATAAAAGAATTAATCCCTATGTTAAGAAGAAAACAAATATTAATTCACACATGGTTATTAAAGGGAAAGCTTTTAATGAAGCAATTAAAAGCTTTAGTGATTGGGTTGATAAAGATCCGGTTTTATGTTCTTGGGGGCATGATGATATGCTGGGTTTAAGAGATAATTGCTTGTTTTTTGGCATAGATTCACTGTCTTTTGATAAATACATAAATATCCAACAAATCTATATGAAGCGTGAAGGTTTAGCAATGCAGCCAAGCTTGGAAAGTGCTGTTGAAAGCTTAAAGATTGAAAAAACTTCCCCATTTCATGATGCTTTGAGCGATGCATTTTATACAGCAGAAATTTTTAAGGAAGTGTTTGATGATTCTAATTCAATAATTGATTGGGGGAAGGTACAAAAAGAAAATGAGGAAAAGATCCGAGAGCTCAAAGCCTTATTAGCAAAAGTGAGCATACATTGTCCTGAATGTGACAAGATCTTGCAAAAAACTAGAGAAATGACAAAAGCAAAAAAATACTTTGCTCATAGTTACTGTGATAATTGTAAGCTGCCGGTTCGCCATATTTCCAGGATCACTCAAAATGGTAATGGGGAGTATAGGATTTCTTCCAAGGATTCGATCTATAAAGCAGAAGAGTCAGCAGACTCACAAAATACATGA
- the purE gene encoding 5-(carboxyamino)imidazole ribonucleotide mutase, with the protein MNRVGVIMGSDSDYKVMEDALKVLREFEIDFEAKISSAHRTLERTVAWVKAFEAQGGKIIIAAAGLAAHLPGVIAGATTLPVIGVPLSSGSLQGIDALYSIVQMPPGIPVATVGIGAAKNAALLAVQILASQDKPLNDKVKKYRAKMMNDIEVKDEALQKMVSQGIKGIVI; encoded by the coding sequence ATGAACCGAGTTGGGGTTATTATGGGCAGTGATTCGGATTACAAAGTTATGGAAGATGCGTTAAAAGTTCTCCGTGAGTTTGAAATTGATTTCGAAGCTAAGATTTCCTCTGCCCACAGGACATTGGAGAGAACCGTAGCCTGGGTAAAAGCTTTTGAGGCTCAAGGTGGAAAAATAATTATCGCTGCAGCAGGATTAGCCGCCCATTTGCCTGGGGTTATTGCAGGAGCAACTACATTGCCGGTAATAGGTGTCCCACTAAGCAGCGGATCCCTGCAGGGTATAGATGCCCTTTACTCTATCGTTCAGATGCCCCCTGGGATTCCCGTTGCAACGGTTGGTATTGGTGCTGCCAAAAATGCTGCTTTGCTCGCTGTCCAGATTCTAGCCTCTCAGGATAAACCTTTAAATGACAAGGTAAAAAAATACCGGGCGAAAATGATGAATGACATTGAGGTCAAGGATGAAGCATTACAAAAGATGGTAAGCCAAGGGATAAAGGGGATAGTAATATGA